The DNA window gaaaaatagcaATCAAATCACTGAAAATCAAAGAGATATCGAACTGTAGttagtaaattaaaaaatagtttgtgacagaaatataagaaatttcatATGATGTTAACTTAGATCAAACtaaaattctaatttttgaaattatatatatatatatatattataaagaatAAAGATGAGCAAacagttgaaaaaaataattagaattgaaaaaattataataaaaatttaaatataaaaataaaattatttataaatattaattgctaattttttttgttaaatatttaaatttaaaattaattattttaaaaaattaattaattataattaatttaattctaaaaaaaattaacctaaaaaacAGAATATAATCaatgattataataaatatataagccTTGGTTGACTACTCAATGCAAAAGATACAAAAGGTAATATAAAAGATAATAATTATCTTTACCTTCTTCTCTGCCCAAAATTACACCTGCAATGCTTGCCCACATTAGCGACTCTAGCTTAATTCTTAGTTGTTGATTGTTTACTGAGTTattttcattcaatttttttatcttCTTTGAAACCATTTTGTGAAGTAATTGGCTTTCCAACTTAATTGTACTGAAATCACAAGGTTTAACATTGAGACATTTTTCATGTGATTTGCACCCCACGAAAGAGGTAAGGGAGAGAAACAAAAACAATGAAACAAAAAAACAAGAAGAACAAGACATATTTACATCAATAATCTGAAAATACAGCCAATGTACTTTGTCATACCAACCTTTCATTTTCCAATACTCTCATCAAAATCTCTACCCACCTTCAAAGAACCCAGTGTAAACTATATGCCATTTACAGGACCAACCAATTCAAGCaagaagccaaaaaaaaaaaaaaaacactagtaTCCAAACAGACTCACGAAACACTATACCCACATTAAGAGAAAACATATATtggaaaaagaagaagatatGGTTTTTCACTTTTCAGTTTTCACCTCCTATATGCTTGAACAACTAAACCTTTCACTTTGGACAATAACTATGACTTAATAGAAAATGAAACTCAAGAATGGCCTCACGCCTTTCTCAAAATTTCCCATTTCCTCCCTCCTACCcaccaaaaaacaaaaacaaagacCCCCCGAAAAAATACCCAACCTTCTTTTGTTGCCTTGTCATTTTTTTTCTGCTTCAAAGTTAAAAAGAAATGAATGCACAGTGATCTGACCAACAAAACCAATCAATAACCATGTATGTGGCTGCCACTTCTAAATGCGTACATAAAAAGAAAGTGTAAGACCTTCGAGAAATGAAGTTGACTTATTTATATGCTGTTCACCGCTAGGAATCAATAGGAGGATCAAATATCATTTCCTGCATCAGAAAGAAAACAGCTAATGAGCATTATGGAGCTCACTGGATTTATCACCTTATACATTTGTCATTTGCTATTCAAAACAACATGGTATGGCTAACCTGATCACACACAGGACAGGTCTCACTTCTTTCCATCCATTCCAGAATGCATGCGAGGTGAAAATGATGCTCGCATTTTGTGTTAAGTTTTGGATTCTCTTTGTCATACTCTGCAATGTAGAAGAAAGAACAGAATAATGAAAATGATATATCTCTGATTAACTAAAATCTGAGTATTATTCACAGATAGAAAGACCATCATAGATTATGATAGAAAAAAAAGTTGCTGGGTTTTAACAGGAAAAGAAATAAGTATGCAGTTTACCCTCCAAACAGATTGGACAACCATCTTCTTCTTCAGCTGTCAAAACAACAGATTCCACTGATTTTGAAAGTTCAACTTCCAAGTCCTTTGCTGTCTCAACTTCAAAAACACTTTGCGCCTTGCCGTCTGAATCTTTCAAGTCTTCACACTTGGGAGAACGATCCTGCCCATTTCCACCAGCTGCTTCTTGGAAAGAATCCGAGTTTGTTGACTGTGCCACTGCTCCATTCTTATCACTACAAATTTCTTGAGCACCTGGTGGGGAATTAGAGCGTCCAAGTGGCACATCATATGGAACTGGTGCAGGAGGTGGTCTGTAAGTATCTGGGCTGGATGTATCCAAATTAGTATCCACCAAGAGACCAGTAGAGAGTGTAGATGTCGGGTTACGATGTGATGACAGAGGCAAGTGCTCTTCTGATGTCCTTGGATACTGTATAAAGATTCAAATTGAATGAATTGATGATAATGGTAATGCATAATCATTTTGAATTGATCATGAGATCAAATTATCTGAATGACACAAACAAGATAAAGAAAGGCAGTCATCTAATCCAAGCGAAGTATTATACTGACATAATAGTATGTAGGTGCACTAGTGAGTTCAGTTCCTTTAGaggaacaacagcaacaacctcCCATTTTCTTTTACTTATCTCTGCTTCGCAACTAAAACTTTTGTCACTTGATCATGCAGCATGTCCTCTTCAGCAcaagaaagaagaaaataatTCGAACAAATTCCGTCAAAAAATCACTAAGATAGgccaattgaaactttataatataagaCAGCAATAGAATATCCTTGAAAAAATCTGCACTTTTTAGAAGCAAATTCTCAATCAAGTAAGACACCACAAGAGCTTCTGCAAATAAACAACAATGAGTCTTCACTCCTAAAAGGTTTATCATATACGAAATCTACAAAAACTAAAATTTGACAATATGTACACAAATAtaactatatattattaaataattgataTGAAAGGTGAATTTAATctcaacacacacacac is part of the Cannabis sativa cultivar Pink pepper isolate KNU-18-1 chromosome 5, ASM2916894v1, whole genome shotgun sequence genome and encodes:
- the LOC115716499 gene encoding probable E3 ubiquitin-protein ligase RHB1A, with protein sequence MGGCCCCSSKGTELTSAPTYYYYPRTSEEHLPLSSHRNPTSTLSTGLLVDTNLDTSSPDTYRPPPAPVPYDVPLGRSNSPPGAQEICSDKNGAVAQSTNSDSFQEAAGGNGQDRSPKCEDLKDSDGKAQSVFEVETAKDLEVELSKSVESVVLTAEEEDGCPICLEEYDKENPKLNTKCEHHFHLACILEWMERSETCPVCDQEMIFDPPIDS